The following proteins are co-located in the Microbacterium immunditiarum genome:
- a CDS encoding 1,4-dihydroxy-2-naphthoate polyprenyltransferase, with the protein MAGTKSKHRKRPGPKKQPPRGNPQKAHAPRDPRHVEPATFGDWVGAARLRTLPLAVTPILIGTGAALLVDRAFHWVLALACLVVSVSLQIGVNYANDYSDGVRGTDDHRVGPARITASRKAKPRTVLTVALVFFGIAALAGLAITIRTQQWWLIAVGVAAILAAWFYTGGRRPYGYYGLGELFVFVFFGLVATVGTTWAQVQSIPQEAWFGGVAAGLLACAVLLANNLRDIDQDRAAGKRTLTVLIGRRATQALFTIFVLVPFGIAAWLAVFYVIAWLSLLALLAALPAILIVWTYRRPRELVVALGLTSLTSLAYGAFLLWAFVG; encoded by the coding sequence GTGGCAGGTACCAAGAGCAAGCACCGCAAGCGCCCCGGCCCGAAGAAGCAGCCGCCGCGCGGGAACCCGCAGAAGGCGCACGCGCCGCGCGATCCGCGACACGTCGAGCCGGCGACGTTCGGCGACTGGGTCGGCGCCGCGCGACTGCGCACGCTCCCGCTCGCGGTGACGCCCATCCTCATCGGCACAGGCGCCGCGCTGCTGGTCGACCGCGCGTTCCACTGGGTGCTCGCGCTCGCGTGCCTCGTGGTGTCGGTGAGCCTGCAGATCGGCGTCAACTACGCGAACGACTACAGCGACGGTGTCCGCGGCACCGACGACCACCGCGTCGGCCCCGCCCGGATCACGGCGAGCCGCAAGGCGAAGCCCCGCACGGTCCTCACCGTCGCGCTCGTGTTCTTCGGGATCGCCGCGCTCGCCGGCCTCGCGATCACGATCCGCACGCAGCAGTGGTGGCTCATCGCCGTCGGCGTCGCGGCCATCCTCGCCGCGTGGTTCTACACGGGCGGCAGACGTCCGTACGGCTACTACGGCCTGGGCGAGCTGTTCGTCTTCGTGTTCTTCGGACTCGTCGCGACAGTCGGCACGACGTGGGCGCAGGTGCAGTCCATTCCGCAGGAGGCATGGTTCGGCGGGGTCGCCGCCGGACTGCTCGCGTGCGCCGTGCTGCTCGCCAACAACCTGCGCGACATCGACCAGGACCGCGCCGCGGGCAAGCGCACCCTCACGGTGCTCATCGGCCGTCGCGCGACGCAGGCGCTGTTCACGATCTTCGTGCTCGTGCCGTTCGGCATCGCCGCGTGGCTCGCGGTGTTCTACGTCATCGCGTGGCTGTCGCTGCTCGCGCTCCTCGCGGCGCTGCCGGCGATCCTCATCGTGTGGACGTACCGCCGGCCTCGCGAGCTCGTCGTGGCCCTCGGGCTGACGTCGCTCACGTCGCTCGCGTACGGCGCGTTCCTGCTCTGGGCGTTCGTCGGGTGA
- a CDS encoding VOC family protein: protein MLEIGTTVLTVEDIDRAGDFWRAALGYVSRREPSDDWVILDPPEGPHGRASIALSKTGYPQHYPPRLHLDLYASDQQAELERLRSLGARDVDWHGYPPAADYVVMEDTEGNRFCVVEAPEWFSGEE, encoded by the coding sequence ATGCTCGAAATCGGAACGACGGTGCTCACCGTCGAAGACATCGACCGTGCGGGCGACTTCTGGCGCGCCGCCCTCGGCTACGTCAGCCGCCGCGAGCCGAGCGACGACTGGGTCATCCTCGACCCGCCCGAGGGTCCGCACGGGCGCGCGTCGATCGCCCTGTCGAAGACCGGCTACCCGCAGCACTATCCGCCCCGGCTGCACCTCGACCTCTACGCATCCGACCAGCAGGCCGAGCTCGAGCGCCTGCGCTCCCTCGGCGCGCGCGACGTCGACTGGCACGGCTACCCGCCCGCCGCCGATTACGTCGTCATGGAAGACACCGAGGGCAACCGCTTCTGCGTGGTCGAGGCGCCGGAGTGGTTCTCCGGCGAGGAGTGA
- a CDS encoding AMP-binding protein codes for MRLEPLVDDDPREVLRGLRAALHGAGPAMGLGLIHDAPGEVRAGTAVVVTTSGSTGIPKGVVLSRDALTASALATFARIGKGAWLLALPAAYVAGLQVLVRSIVAGREPALLAGTFTPQAFAAAAATMASTERGERIPTYTSLVPAQLTKLLDAADDDKAVLAALRSFERILVGGQALPPATLERAQAVGVRIARTYGATETSGGCVYDGRPLDGVGIAIVDGEVRLSGPTLADGYFGDPEMTDAVFVRDADGVRWYRTGDAGLIEDGVLRVRGRLDNVIISGGINISLDRVERIVRSVPGLATAVVVGVADATWGEASVVVASRGEALRRSESLQLAAARAAVEAEIGPHARPSRLVLVDELAMLPSGKPDREAIRRAIAALH; via the coding sequence ATGAGACTCGAACCCCTCGTCGACGACGACCCGCGCGAGGTGCTGCGGGGGCTGCGTGCCGCCCTGCACGGCGCCGGTCCTGCGATGGGGCTCGGGCTCATCCACGACGCTCCGGGCGAGGTGCGCGCGGGCACCGCCGTCGTCGTGACGACGTCCGGTTCGACCGGGATCCCCAAGGGCGTGGTCCTCAGCCGCGACGCGCTCACAGCGAGCGCGCTCGCGACGTTCGCCCGCATCGGGAAGGGCGCGTGGCTGCTCGCCCTGCCGGCGGCCTATGTCGCGGGACTCCAGGTCCTCGTCCGCTCGATCGTCGCGGGGCGCGAGCCCGCGCTCCTGGCGGGCACGTTCACCCCGCAGGCGTTCGCCGCGGCGGCGGCCACGATGGCGTCGACCGAGCGAGGCGAACGGATCCCGACGTATACGTCGCTCGTGCCCGCTCAGCTCACCAAGCTCCTCGACGCGGCCGATGACGACAAGGCGGTCCTCGCCGCGCTGCGCTCGTTCGAGCGCATCCTCGTCGGCGGACAGGCGCTTCCCCCCGCGACCCTCGAGCGCGCGCAGGCCGTCGGCGTGCGCATCGCTCGCACGTACGGCGCGACCGAGACGAGCGGCGGATGCGTCTACGACGGCCGCCCGCTCGACGGCGTCGGCATCGCGATCGTCGACGGCGAGGTGCGCCTTTCCGGGCCGACGCTCGCGGACGGCTACTTCGGCGATCCCGAGATGACGGACGCCGTGTTCGTGCGCGATGCGGACGGCGTCCGGTGGTATCGCACAGGCGACGCGGGCCTCATCGAGGACGGCGTGCTGCGCGTGCGAGGGCGCCTCGACAACGTCATCATCTCGGGCGGCATCAACATCTCGCTGGATCGCGTGGAGCGCATCGTGCGGTCGGTGCCGGGTCTGGCCACTGCCGTGGTCGTGGGTGTTGCGGATGCCACGTGGGGCGAGGCATCCGTCGTCGTCGCATCACGGGGTGAAGCCCTGCGCCGCAGCGAGTCCCTCCAGCTCGCGGCAGCGCGAGCCGCCGTCGAGGCGGAGATCGGCCCGCATGCCCGGCCGTCCCGGCTCGTGCTCGTCGACGAGCTCGCGATGCTCCCGTCGGGCAAGCCCGACCGCGAGGCGATCCGTCGCGCGATCGCGGCGCTCCACTGA
- a CDS encoding 1,4-dihydroxy-2-naphthoyl-CoA synthase produces the protein MVSDLFDPDEWVVAPRADDYTDITAHVSTDGRIARIAFDRPEVRNAFRPHTVDELYQALDIARQDPRIGVVLLTGNGPSPKDGGWAFCSGGDQRIRGRDGYKYSDSDSVTDVARAGRLHILEVQRLIRFMPKVVMAVIPGWAAGGGHSLHVVCDLSIASAEHGRFKQTDADVGSFDAGYGSAYFARQVGQKLAREVFFLAEEYSAQRAYEMGAVNRVVPHADLEREAVAMARTILTKSPTAARMLKFAFNAVDDGLVGQQVFAGETTRLAYGTDEAVEGRDAFLEKREPDWSPYPWYF, from the coding sequence ATGGTCTCCGACTTGTTCGATCCGGACGAGTGGGTCGTCGCCCCGCGCGCTGATGACTACACCGACATCACCGCCCACGTCTCGACCGACGGACGCATCGCCCGCATCGCGTTCGACCGGCCCGAGGTGCGCAACGCGTTCCGCCCGCACACCGTCGACGAGCTCTACCAGGCCCTCGACATCGCACGGCAGGATCCGCGCATCGGGGTGGTTCTGCTCACCGGCAACGGTCCGAGCCCGAAGGACGGGGGCTGGGCGTTCTGCTCGGGCGGAGACCAGCGCATCCGCGGCCGCGACGGTTACAAGTACTCCGACTCCGACTCCGTGACGGACGTTGCGCGGGCCGGCCGCCTGCACATCCTCGAGGTGCAGCGGCTCATCCGGTTCATGCCCAAGGTCGTCATGGCGGTGATCCCGGGCTGGGCTGCGGGCGGCGGGCACTCGCTGCACGTCGTGTGCGACCTGTCGATCGCGTCGGCCGAGCACGGGCGGTTCAAGCAGACGGATGCCGACGTCGGCTCGTTCGACGCCGGCTACGGGTCCGCGTACTTCGCGCGGCAGGTCGGCCAGAAGCTCGCGCGCGAGGTGTTCTTCCTCGCCGAGGAGTACTCGGCCCAGCGCGCGTACGAGATGGGCGCCGTCAACCGCGTCGTGCCCCACGCCGACCTCGAGCGCGAGGCCGTCGCGATGGCCCGCACGATCCTCACGAAGTCCCCGACCGCCGCCCGCATGCTCAAGTTCGCGTTCAACGCCGTGGACGATGGACTCGTCGGCCAGCAGGTGTTCGCGGGTGAGACGACGCGCCTCGCGTACGGAACCGACGAGGCCGTCGAGGGTCGCGACGCGTTCCTCGAGAAGCGCGAGCCCGACTGGTCGCCCTACCCGTGGTACTTCTGA
- a CDS encoding permease prefix domain 1-containing protein has product MTMTASLTDRYVDAAMRTVPERQRADLSAELRVSIEDQIDARMEAGESRDSAEYAVLTQLGDPEVLAAGYTDRPLWLVGPRYFLDWWRLLKLLLAIVPVCAAFGVALGQTLSGATVGAVIGTTVAVVFQIIVHLAFWTTLVFVVLERTGHETINSTKWTPEQLPEPRPRGAGLGDLIGSLVFLAIAVGVILWDHFIGLAPLHPGVPLLDDGLWPWWITGLFVIIALEALLAIAVYASRGWTYTLAVSNGILNAAVALPALWLLFEGRLINPDFWPTVAGDSGAEVHGVLSVVVGFVIAGIAIWSTADGVIKAARGRN; this is encoded by the coding sequence ATGACCATGACGGCTTCCCTCACCGACCGCTACGTCGACGCGGCGATGCGCACCGTGCCCGAACGCCAGCGCGCCGACCTGTCCGCCGAGCTGCGCGTCTCGATCGAGGACCAGATCGACGCCCGGATGGAAGCCGGCGAGTCCCGGGACTCCGCCGAGTACGCGGTGCTCACCCAGCTGGGCGATCCAGAGGTGCTCGCCGCCGGCTACACCGACCGCCCGCTGTGGCTCGTCGGGCCGCGCTACTTCCTGGACTGGTGGCGGCTGCTCAAGCTGCTGCTCGCGATCGTGCCCGTGTGCGCGGCGTTCGGCGTCGCGCTCGGCCAGACGCTGTCGGGGGCGACCGTGGGCGCGGTCATCGGCACGACGGTGGCCGTCGTCTTCCAGATCATCGTGCACCTCGCGTTCTGGACGACGCTCGTCTTCGTGGTGCTCGAGCGCACCGGCCACGAGACCATCAACTCGACGAAGTGGACCCCCGAACAGCTCCCCGAGCCGCGCCCCAGGGGCGCCGGCCTGGGTGACCTCATCGGCAGCCTGGTGTTCCTCGCGATCGCCGTCGGCGTCATCCTGTGGGATCACTTCATCGGCCTGGCCCCGCTGCACCCCGGTGTGCCGCTCCTCGACGACGGTCTGTGGCCGTGGTGGATCACGGGGCTCTTCGTGATCATTGCGCTCGAGGCGCTGCTGGCCATCGCGGTGTACGCCTCACGCGGCTGGACGTACACGCTCGCCGTCTCCAACGGCATCCTCAACGCGGCGGTCGCGCTGCCCGCACTGTGGCTGCTCTTCGAGGGCCGCCTCATCAACCCCGACTTCTGGCCGACCGTGGCCGGGGACAGCGGGGCCGAGGTGCACGGCGTGCTGTCGGTGGTCGTCGGCTTCGTGATCGCGGGCATCGCGATCTGGAGCACCGCGGATGGCGTGATCAAGGCCGCGCGCGGCCGCAACTAG
- a CDS encoding PadR family transcriptional regulator encodes MSETEALETHLQELRRGTVVLACLRLLEQPGYGYGLLEDLQARGFDTDANTLYPLLRRLEKQGHLTSEWNTDEARPRKFYRTSPAGARLAAALTEDFRAIAAAIDGLPAAGND; translated from the coding sequence ATGAGCGAAACCGAAGCCCTCGAGACGCACCTGCAGGAGCTGCGCCGCGGCACGGTCGTGCTCGCGTGTCTGCGACTCCTCGAGCAGCCCGGTTACGGCTACGGCCTCCTCGAAGACCTGCAGGCTCGAGGGTTCGACACCGACGCCAACACGCTGTACCCGCTCCTGCGACGGCTCGAGAAGCAGGGCCACCTGACGAGCGAGTGGAACACCGACGAGGCGCGCCCTCGCAAGTTCTACCGCACGAGCCCCGCCGGCGCCCGGCTCGCCGCCGCACTGACCGAAGACTTCCGCGCGATCGCCGCCGCGATCGACGGACTGCCCGCTGCGGGCAACGACTGA
- a CDS encoding o-succinylbenzoate synthase — MTAFPSLGDLLATARVVALPLATRFRGIDVREALLLEGPAGWTEFSPFTEYDDREASAWLAAAIDYGWSTQPAAVRDEVSVNATVPAVDAASVPDVLARFDGCRTAKIKVAQAGQRLADDVARVRAVREAMGPEGRVRIDANAAWNVDAAEHAVRALEEFDLEYVEQPCETIEELAELRRRIARLGIPIAADESVRKADDPLAVARAGAADLIVVKAQPLGGVRRALEIVAEAGLPAVVSSALDTSVGLGMGVALAAALPDLPYDCGLGTASLLAADVASPPLRPRHGVLPVRRVTPDPAMLDEFAASADRRSRWLDRLTRCYELLSR; from the coding sequence GTGACCGCGTTCCCCTCCCTTGGCGACCTCCTCGCGACCGCTCGCGTCGTCGCCTTGCCGCTCGCCACGAGGTTCCGCGGCATCGACGTGCGCGAGGCGCTCCTCCTGGAGGGGCCTGCGGGATGGACCGAGTTCTCGCCGTTCACCGAATACGACGACCGCGAGGCGTCGGCCTGGCTCGCCGCGGCGATCGACTACGGCTGGAGCACGCAGCCCGCCGCGGTGCGCGACGAGGTGTCGGTGAACGCCACGGTGCCGGCCGTCGACGCGGCATCCGTCCCCGATGTCCTCGCCAGATTCGACGGATGCCGCACCGCCAAGATAAAGGTGGCGCAGGCCGGCCAGCGGCTCGCCGACGACGTCGCGCGCGTTCGCGCCGTGCGCGAGGCGATGGGACCCGAGGGGCGCGTGCGCATCGACGCGAACGCCGCCTGGAACGTCGACGCGGCCGAGCACGCCGTGCGCGCGCTCGAGGAGTTCGACCTCGAGTACGTCGAGCAGCCGTGCGAGACGATCGAGGAGCTCGCCGAGCTGCGGCGGCGCATCGCGCGGCTCGGCATCCCGATCGCCGCGGACGAGAGCGTGCGCAAGGCGGACGACCCGCTTGCCGTCGCCCGCGCCGGAGCCGCGGACCTCATTGTCGTGAAGGCGCAGCCGCTGGGCGGCGTGCGACGCGCGCTCGAGATCGTCGCCGAGGCGGGGCTCCCCGCCGTCGTCTCGAGCGCACTGGACACGTCGGTCGGCCTCGGCATGGGGGTCGCGCTCGCGGCCGCGTTGCCCGACCTCCCGTACGACTGCGGACTCGGCACGGCGTCGCTGCTGGCGGCCGATGTCGCCTCACCGCCGCTGCGGCCGCGACACGGCGTGCTGCCCGTACGCCGGGTGACGCCCGACCCGGCGATGCTCGACGAGTTCGCGGCATCCGCCGATCGCCGATCCCGGTGGCTCGACCGGCTCACCCGCTGCTACGAGCTGCTCTCCCGCTGA
- a CDS encoding TetR/AcrR family transcriptional regulator has product MTDTRVAGGATTTRRRETTRRRLLDAAAQVFAEVGLDAASVEAICDRAGFTRGAFYSNFETKDQLFLELAGEVALERVEAVRRRIAELDHEGGFADLPANAFAIVQDVLDVSADDRLSVLLMSEIRIHAMRNPELAAAYLAQDEEMRRAIARIIDDIGQTKKVRFRLPSDQVARLMLTVWEGATVRSAMAGLDYEAMCRRTNEELARVAQLLIDA; this is encoded by the coding sequence ATGACCGACACCCGAGTCGCGGGCGGCGCCACGACCACTCGACGGCGCGAGACGACGCGGCGGCGACTGCTCGACGCGGCAGCCCAGGTCTTCGCCGAGGTCGGGCTGGATGCGGCATCCGTCGAGGCCATCTGCGATCGCGCCGGCTTCACGCGCGGCGCCTTCTACTCGAACTTCGAGACGAAGGACCAGCTCTTCCTGGAGCTCGCGGGCGAGGTCGCGCTCGAGCGCGTCGAGGCTGTCCGCCGGCGTATCGCCGAGCTCGATCACGAGGGGGGCTTCGCCGACCTTCCCGCCAACGCGTTCGCGATCGTGCAGGACGTGCTCGACGTGTCGGCCGACGACCGCTTGAGCGTCCTCCTCATGAGCGAGATCCGCATCCACGCGATGCGCAACCCCGAGCTCGCGGCCGCGTACCTCGCGCAGGACGAGGAGATGCGCCGTGCGATCGCGCGCATCATCGATGACATCGGGCAGACGAAGAAGGTCCGGTTCCGGCTCCCGTCCGATCAGGTCGCACGACTCATGCTCACGGTGTGGGAGGGCGCGACGGTGCGTTCGGCGATGGCGGGCCTCGACTACGAGGCGATGTGCCGGCGCACGAACGAAGAGCTCGCACGGGTGGCGCAGCTGCTCATCGACGCCTGA